In Halodesulfovibrio aestuarii DSM 17919 = ATCC 29578, the genomic stretch TAAAAATTCCTTCAACCCTTCAACAATAAAAATTCTTCGGAATAAATTTTTTAATAACAAGTCTAAAGAAATACCATAGGCTGCTGTTGAAAGGCACAAAAACACCACAATCACTCCAGCATAAACAAAAAACTTCCTTTTTATTTGGGAAGGGTTGGTAAGTAGCAATGCAACAAAACACCATGTTAAAAAAAATAAAATAGGCGTACGCTTCATTGTTCCAAGCAAAAAAAACAGACTAAAACAAAAGAATACTGCACTAAGAAAAAAAGTTAACTGAGGACGATAATTTTTCTTTCCAAGAATGAAAAACATCATCCCACTTAATGGCAAAAGAATCCTATAAAAAAGGGAAGTTATCGAAGGTCTAAAAATATAAGGAACCTCAATGGTTTTATGGCCATAATCGAATGCTAAGTTACGTAAATGAATCGATTCATTTGTGGTCAAAAACTTTATCAACGGAAAATCCGATACAAAATAAGCTCGCGCTAGCATATAAGACAAAGCTACTGTTCCCAACATTAAAGCAAAAACAAAATACTTATCGATATCAACCTGTCGCACTTCTCTTTTTCTACTCACGAAAAAACGACGCGCACAGTGGCCACCTATCAAAAAGCATAATTGAAACAATAACAATACTAAAACAGGGCGCACACCTGTGCCTCGACTTAATAAAGGAGATCCTTGGAAAAGAGATATTGAAACAATTGAAGTTAAGTTAATAAGACCTTGACAATCTGCATAAATCAAAAAAAAAGGCAGAGTTAGAAGCAAGCTAAAAAAAGAAAAAAAAAGCTTGTAAAAATAACAGCTCGTCCCCTTAACCAGCTTCAAATATAAAAAAAAGAGCACGCACTGAAATACAAAAAAAATCATGTAAAACAACATGTTAAAAACAAATCCTTATTTTAAGCTTAGTTAAACAAAACATTAGCTTGCTGCCTTAACTCAGCAAGCCACATTAGTTAATCCAGTCCAAAAGGTAAGACATCATAACGAGCTTTAACAGAACAATCAGAAGCAAGGTACCCCCCAAATGAACTCTACCTCCGTTATCGTCCTCTAACTCTTTCACATATTGTTACAACAACTAAATTAAAATCACTGTCTGCTCTAATCTTTCAAAGAATTTTAAAAAGACAAAGGCTCACTCTAAAACTCACGGCACTAAGGTATATTGTTATAGCCTGCAATAGCTAATGGTTACGACAACACGCTGATGACTCATCAATTCATACGTCATAGAGGCTACAAAAATAGTAGTCAACACAGAATTATAATAAGATCCATTAATATCAGAACTACCTATCATAATTAATGTAATAAAATCCCTGCAGATAATCCTTAGACGTTATTGAGGCTTAGAGTAAAATAACATCAAGCTATTATCATATTTTTTCAAAATAAAAATATGTGCCAAGCAATTCCAAACACATTGCCCAACGACCACTGCTAATGCCGCACCTCCAGCCCCCCCCCAATGGATGAAAGGGCCATATAACAACAACGACACGGTAAAACCAATCCACATCATTTTATGCAAGACTCCTTGGTCACCAGTCATCTGCAAGAATATGTCGTTCGGACCAGCTATTGCATTAATGCAATTCCCAATTGCTAAAATAATCATCGGGACATACGCAATGTTAAAATCCACACCATAAACAATCTCTAAAAGAACTTTTCCCAAAAGCACTAAAAAGACTGTTAACGGAATAGTGGCTAAACATATTAAGCGAGTTGTTTTTATACCAACGGAAAAAATGGTATCTCGTTCCTTTCGAGCATGTAATTCTGCGAATTTTGGCGCAACCATACTATTTACACACCCTAACGCAACATTGATAAGAATCGATGTATTCACTGCCACACTGTAATATCCAACGTTCTGTTCCGAAACAAAGAGACTGTACACAAGAATACTTATTTTACTCGTTGAAAAAACAAGTAAACTCACACCGCATAATGGAAGAGACGTCTTCAACAATAGCAGCAAATTCAAAGGACAATATTCACCTTGAGCACTAGGCTGCACTCGACGAAAAAGAAATACAAAAAAAACAATAGAGGCAGCAACAGCAACAACAGCAGAAATCAAACGAGCATAGACAACCCACAACCCAGCATAAGAATAGGCGATAATAAATATCAAAATAAACAAATTAGCTACAGGCGTTACCAGTTGTAACACTGAAAATATTTTTACTGCATCAATTGCTCTAAAAAAACTTAAAAACAAAGATCTTAAAGCATATGGTGCTATAAAAAAAGAACTAATCAGCATTGCAGTTTTTAACTGGTCCCTTCTTTCAAGAAACTTAATCCAAACATCTGACCCGAAATAAATAGAAGAGGACAGCAGGAAAGAGGTAACAAGAACATAAATCGAAACTCTAACAACAAAGGGGAAGGGTGAGTACTCACTCTCGATATGCCGTTTAGGAATAATAGCCAAAATAGACTGATTAAGCCCTGACAAAGATAACAAAGACAAAAGGGAAAGCAACGTGTGAACAACGCTAAGGACTCCAACAAGCTCTGCTCCATAATATCTTGCTACAAGGATATTATTTAAAAAACCAAGTGCAATAATTAATACTTTTGCAAAAAGTGCATACGCAGAACCTCGCAAAACAGCAAAAAAGTGACCATCATTTTTTCTAAACAAATCAATCAAGATAAATTCTCTACACTGGTTACAACATAGTTTGAGGTGGTCTCACGTTCAAGGAGCATTTTGCGGCAAAAAATAAAGTGGACAACTTAATGTTTCAAGCCACCTGATGAAAGCAATTATGAAATGGAAACCTTGTAGCCTATCACTAGTATATATATTCATAGGCTCCCCCCGTCAAAAACAAAAAGTGAGTGACGGGGATTATGAAGTCAAAACAGTCTAAAAGCATATGGCGCAACTACTTTCTGCCCTGAACTCTTTTAGGTAAACGTATTCATATTTCTAAGACCGCCAAGATCCTTCAATCATGATATAGTCCATTGACGTCTTCCCAATAAACTGAACCAGTTAAAAATAGAGAATTTTGGCAAACTAACCTATTGTGAATCAAGGAGTTTGCCATGAAAAAGACGAAGTTTACCGATGAGCAGATCGCTTTCGCCTTACGACAAGCTGAGACAGGGACAAGAGTCAAAGAGGTATGCCGTAAGATGGGCATATCAGAAGCTACGTTCTACAATTGGAAGAAGAAATATGGTGGGCTTGGAGTAAGCGAACTTCGACGCTTAAAGCAGCTTGAAGAGGAAAATAGGCAACTGAAAAAGCTTGTTGCAGCTTTGAGCCTTGATAAGCAAATGCTGCAGGATGTTCTCACAAAAAAGCTTTAAAGCCTGCTCAATTGATAAAATTTGCTGAACACCTGGAACAGGCTTATCAAGTCAGCGTGCGTAGGCGCTGCTCTGTCTTGTGCATGAGTAGATCAAGTTATTATTACAAGCCTACACGGAAAGATGACTCTGCGCTTCGTCTTCGCATTCGGGACATCGCCGAGACTAGAGTTCGATATGGTTGCCAAAGAATATATATTCTCTTGCGCAGGGAAGGTTGGTATGTGAATCATAAAAAGGTTCACAGGTTGTATTGCGAAGAAGGATTAAATCTGCGCTCCAAGCGGCCAAGACGACATGTTTCAGCCGCACACCGGATGGATCGCCCTGAACTCTCCAGTATTGACCAATGTTGGTCGATGGATTTCGTGGCAGATAACTTGTTCAACGGCCGAAGAATTCGCGCCTTAACTGTAGTTGATAATTTTAGTCGTGAATGCTTAGAAATCCATGTTGATCACGCCGTAAAAGGGCAACATGTCGTGAGCAGGCTTGAGTGGCTACGGTTGTTTGCAGGACGTAAGCCGCATCGTATTCAAGTAGATAATGGTAGCGAGTTCATTTCCAAGACACTCGATAAGTGGGCCTATGAAAATAATGTAACGCTGGACTTCTCAAGACCGGGAAAACCTACGGACAACCCGTTTATCGAGTCTTTTAACGGAAGTTTTCGGGATGAGTGTTTAAACACGCACTGGTTCCTATCACTTTTTGATGCTCGAAAGAAGATTGAAACATGGCGGAAAGAATATAACGAATTTCGTCCTCATTCTTCTCTTGAAAATATGACCCCAAACGACTTTGCCCGTACACAGATTGACCATTCAACTAGCCAAATTTCTCTAAAATCTACCGGTACAGATTAGGGGAAGACCTCACAATTGCGTCATCAATGTTGTATAAGGTGACCAATAATTGGTGCCTGTTTCCACGTGCTTTTTAGCGGCTGATGTCAGGTTCCATGCAGCATAACAGTTCTTATCCGCAAAAATTCTTTTTTAACTTAAGGGGCGTCCACTTTGATGGACATATTTTTTGCTCTGTCTGTTTCAAACATGAAACAGACAGAGGGCGATCTACCAGCTGAACGCTGATAAATACTACATTTTACTTTACGGTGGTGAATATACCATACGACTTACGCCTTTTCGCCATTATTCATTTCTTCCCGCTTGCCCGTTCGTAAATGGAATACGGACGTCCATATAGAATTACGTTTTTTGGTCACAAATATACACGGTGCATACATCGCTGTGGCTATCGGATTGAACATTAATGGCTGTGTTGTTGCTGCCACACTGCACGCAATAGTAGTAAATATAGTGTGTTGATATATAGGGAAATTTTATTATCTACCCACTTTGTTAAAGTAATTCTTTTGATCCAACAGGATCAACTACGGGCAGCTTATTATCAATTTTTAAATTCAATGTCAGAACAATAAAAAAGGCCATGCAATCTATTTGCATGGCCTTTTTGCTTTTATATCAAAAAAAATGATTCACGGCCTAACATTTACTACGTCTATGCGGTAATAAAAAGGACTTTTTAATGAGTAAAAACAAACTACTATATGGAGCAAAAATAGCACTCCTAACTGGATCAGGGAAAACACAATACAACAATCGAGGACAATCCATAAGATTCGCGAAGCGACTTCATCAGTTGGGTTACCGAGTACAACATTGGAAAAACATCTCGAATCGGCACATTGGAGTTGTCGTAGACGATTGGCAGCAACAGGGTCTAGCAGTATCCACCATCAAAGCATACCTATCAAGCGTACGCCAAATGTGTCGTGCATACGGTAATGACAGGATACATAAAAACAATAGTGAATTTGGGGTAGGAAAACGCTGCTATATTGCAACACAATCAAAAGCAGCACCCGAAATTGTCTACCGTGGGGTCCTTGACCAACTCCTTTCGGGATCAGAACGATTTCAAAGAATTGCACGCCAGCTAACCGTAATGCACGAACTGGGATTACGCCACGAAGAAACGCGAAAAATTAATCCAACAACCGCACTACTTCCCAAAGGTCGCATCTATATTTCTGCGGGCACCAAAGGGGGGCGGGACCGCATCCTGCACACCCCTTCCCAAAAACAAATCGATGCAGTTAAGAAGCTGGCACCCTTTATCGGGAAAAATAGCAACAGCGGGCCTGATGAAGTGTCAGAGGCGTCATGGAAAAAATACGTCTACAAAATTGTTGGTCGGATGGGACTATGCATTAGAGCCTGCGGCGCTTCCTTACATGGCCTGCGGCGCTTCCTTACATGGCCTGCGGCACGCATACGCTCAAGCTCGCCACAAAGATCTAACGAACCTACCTGCCCCTTGCCTTTACTCGTCACCTTCAGACTATCGAGAAGCGCCATACCAAGAACATGATGACACTTGGCGCAACAGACATGACCAAGCAATCAATATTCTTGCCCACGAATTAGGGCACAACCGTGGCGAAATCACCGCAACATATCTTGTCACCATTCATGGATAAATTTGTAAGTATTTTAAGCTGACATACTGCAATTTATTATTTCTAACATGCCGTGTCAGGACAAATTTTATTTTTATAATCATATATTTCATTATGTTAAAAAAGGTGCCATTTTTCTCATGCATGGTCCTTGCAATTCACAAGAAAAGACTGTCTATGTTTATTGGTTGGGGTTCATTTAAACAATTTTGTTTTGGAGGCGAGAACCACGTAACCGTTGTCAAAGGAGTTTATTAAAAAGCAGGGCAAAGTTATCCACCTGCATAAAAAAGGGTAACAAAGGCACAAAAACTATTTATGGCCGAACCTAAGAACTTAAAGACAAAAGAAGTAGTGCAATATTAAACTGTTCCGAAAGCCTTGTTAGGCGGCAGGATATGAAAGAAAAACTTGGTGCATTTTACATTGCGAAAAGGGCACTACGATTTCCAGAAGATAAGGTTGATGAATATATCAACGTACAGAAAAAACAGTCTTCAGATAATAGTTCTGAAGAACCAGCTGCAGTCAAAAAGACTCTTCGTAGAAAAAAGTTGCATTCAAACTTCAATTTGTTTTAACACCTTAGGTATAAACAAATAGTTTTTTTTATATAAGGAATTATATTATTGCGTTCCAAAGGTAAAGACTACAAAAGAAGAGCACACTCCATGCCGCCACTAGAAGACATACTAGATGTCCTAAAGGCATCTGCGAAAAGGAATTAACAGCGGCAAAACGTATTGAAATGAGACGGCTGACTTGGGATGACATCAAGTATATGGGTGAGCATAACGAGGATAGGAACGATGCAGGTGCAGCCTAAAAATAAATATTTTAAACTTACACCTTGCAGGGTAATATAATAAAAAAAGCACCTACATATGCATGTAAGTGCTTGAGTTTACTTTGGCGTCCCCAAGGGGATTTGAACCCCTGTCGCCTGCGTGAAAGGCAGGTGTCCTGGGCCAGGCTAGACGATGGGGACGCTTGTTTGTGCTTCGTGAGTTACCTCACGTGCGAGAACGTATTTATGGAAATCACTGCCGACTGTCAAACCATTTTTATCTTTTTTTTTGTTTATCTTGTCAAAAAAACTACGACGACAACGCACTGCAAATAAAGAGATTATATTATAAGATGTTACACGACACTCAAAGGATATTCGTTACACATTGCAAACCAGACTATTAGTATTTGCAGGGAGCAGGCTTAGTAGGTATCATTCACTTTTGTGAAACCCACTTTGCAGATGAAGCGGCAGCGATTCACCTTTCTCACACTTCTGATAACGCAGCCATGCCGCTATAATAGCAACCCCAACCACCTATCTATATATATGTCTTTACAAGAACGCCTTGGTCTTACGTCTAAGCCTGTCTACCTTATTGACGGCTCCGCATTTATTTTTCGGGCATTTTACGCCATGCAGCACCTTAAGCGTGCAGATGGTTTCCCAACAAACGCCCTTTTTATTGTTTCTCGTATTTTAATGAAAATGCTGCGGGATGAGTCTCCAGAGCATATTGCATTTGTTCTTGATGGACGTGGTAAAAACTTCCGCCACGAACTCTACGGAGAATACAAAGCTAACCGCTCAGCGACTCCTGAGGATTTGGTTTTGCAGCTTGAACCAATCAAAGCAATGGTGAAACACCTCGGTATCCACCTTATTGTCTCTGATGGCTGTGAAGCAGACGACTGCATTGCTGCGTTAGCAGGCAGACTCAAAAAAGACCATCCTGTTGTTATCGTCGGGGCTGATAAAGACTTAAAACAGTGCCTCGACACTAATGTCTTCCTCTGGGATCCGGGCACAAAGCAAGAAAAACTCACCACCCTTGAAGATTTTATTGAAGAAACCAACCTGACTCCGGCTCAATGGGCAGATTATCAGGCAATCATCGGCGATTCATCAGACAACATTCCGGGTGTACCCGGCATCGGCCCAAAAACTGCCGACAAAATCTTTGCCCAGTTTAAAACGCTTGAAGAAATCCGCGACGGTTTTGGCGAACTCAAGCCAAACCTGCAAAAAAAGTTTGCGGATCATCTCGACAATATGTTCGTCTTCCGCCAGCTCACGACACTCAACACCGACACCTGTGACAGCGAAAAGCTTGAAGACTTTAAACTGAAGCCAATTTCCCGTGATATCGTACTCGATTTTGTTAAAGAATACGAACTGCGCGCACTGGTACGCGAAGTAAATGCGCTTTCCCACGCAGACGAACCGGCACCGGAACCAAAAAAGAAAAAAGTTACTACCGACCAGCTTGGTCTTTTCGGTGGTGGTGAAAAAACTATTCCAGATGAGCCGGACGCACGCCCGGCCATGTCTGTCAGTGATGTCACAGGACTTACGTCCTGCAAAGACAAACGGGTGGCAGTGCTGCTGGCAGAACAGACGGAAAGCAACTCCGTATTAGTAGCCATTGAACAAGCAGAGTTCCTCTACGCTGGAAAAATGGATGAACTTGCTGAGTTCTGTACCGATGCAAAACAGATTATTACACCGGATGCAAAAGCACTTTTTCGTCAACATGCCGGCTGGTCTTCTGTCGATCCAAACAAATTGCTTGATCTGGGACTCATGGCCTATCTGCTAAACCCAGAGGATCGTGATTATTCATGGAAAAAGCTTTCCCGCAAAGCGGACGAACTGGAAATCTCCCGTAAAAACGGTGGCCTCCTTGCTATTGCTATTGCAGAAGAACTGGAACGAAGCCTTGATGGCGGACACTTGCGTCCACTTATGCTCGACATAGAACTTCCACTTGTGGGAGTTCTTGCGAACATGGAAGAGGCTGGCATCCGCATTGACCGTGAAGCCTTTGCAGAATTTCTAAAAGAAGTGCAAGCAGACCTCGACAATCTGACGCGTTCCATTTACGACATCGCTGGCAAGCCGTTCAATATTCGTTCTGCGCAACAGCTCGGTAAAATTCTGTTCGATGATTTGGGTCTTGCATCCAAAACAAAAACAAGCGGCGGCCAAGCTTCCACATCACAGGCAGTTCTCGAAAAATTGGCTGGCGAACACGAAATTATCGACCTCATTCTGGAATACAGAAAGCTCGAAAAGCTGCGTTCAACCTACCTTGAACCGCTTCCAAAGCTTGTTGACGAAAACGACCGCATCCACACTACGTTCAATCAGCTTGCAACGGCAACAGGCCGCTTGTCTTCAAGCAACCCGAACCTGCAAAACATTCCTGCACGTGGTGAATTCGGTACCCGTATGCGCAGTTGTTTCGTAGCCGCAGAAGGTAAAAAGCTTGTCTCTGCTGACTATTCTCAGGTGGAACTGCGAGTGCTTGCACATTGCTCACAGGATCCTACTCTGCTTGAAGCATTCAAGCAGGATAGAGATATCCATAGCAGCACAGCAGCGCTACTCTTCGATTCAACAGTTGAAGACGTTACCTCAGACCAGCGGCGTAATGCCAAGACCATCAACTTCGGTCTCATCTATGGTATGGGGCCACAAAAACTGGCTGGAGAACTCAAAATCACTCTTACCGAAGCTAAGGAGTTCATTAGGCGCTACTTTGAAAAATTACAGCACCTGAAAGAATTCTATGACAAGGTAGAAGAAGATGCCAAGTTGCATGGTTATGTGGCTACGCTTGCAGGCCGACGCAGGTACCTGCCGGAAATTACATCCGGTAACAACATGATGCAGTCACAGGCACGCAGGCAGGCGATTAACACAGTTATTCAGGGCAGCGCTGCCGATATCATTAAAATCGCCATGATTAAGACTGCAGAAGACCTGCAGCTTAAGCAGCTTAAAGCGCAGCTTATCCTGCAAATTCACGATGAATTGGTACTTGAAGTACCTACCGAGAATGCGGAAGCTGCGGCCAGCCGTCTTCAGGAGATCATGTCGAACATAGCACCTGATGGTAAAAACCTGATGGATGTACCTCTTAAGGTTGATGCAGGAATCGGTGACCGTTGGAACGAAGCCCATTAGCGCATCGTCAAGGCACTTGGCTCCCGTTTAGCTCGAAGGTTTGTTACGGTCGACTAACGTTACTGCGGCCTTCTAAACTCTCGCATACGATTTACATACTTCAACCTTGAGTTTTTCTTGTCTCCAGAGACTATATCATTATACACCCTGCCAAAGTGTTACAGCTTCTGGCATTCACACATAACTGGGGCGCGCATGCGAACCCAAACCTAACAGTACGGTTTACAGGAAACCGAATAGAACAGATGAAACACTTAATTCTCAAAAAAGGTGAAGACCGTCGCATCCGCCTCGGCCACCTCTGGATTTTCAGCAACGAAGTAGACACCAAAAAAAGCCCGCTCAAAGAATTTGAACCGGGTGAAAGTGCTGTAGTTGTTAACGCCCAAGGGCGTCCAA encodes the following:
- a CDS encoding lipopolysaccharide biosynthesis protein, whose protein sequence is MIDLFRKNDGHFFAVLRGSAYALFAKVLIIALGFLNNILVARYYGAELVGVLSVVHTLLSLLSLLSLSGLNQSILAIIPKRHIESEYSPFPFVVRVSIYVLVTSFLLSSSIYFGSDVWIKFLERRDQLKTAMLISSFFIAPYALRSLFLSFFRAIDAVKIFSVLQLVTPVANLFILIFIIAYSYAGLWVVYARLISAVVAVAASIVFFVFLFRRVQPSAQGEYCPLNLLLLLKTSLPLCGVSLLVFSTSKISILVYSLFVSEQNVGYYSVAVNTSILINVALGCVNSMVAPKFAELHARKERDTIFSVGIKTTRLICLATIPLTVFLVLLGKVLLEIVYGVDFNIAYVPMIILAIGNCINAIAGPNDIFLQMTGDQGVLHKMMWIGFTVSLLLYGPFIHWGGAGGAALAVVVGQCVWNCLAHIFILKKYDNSLMLFYSKPQ
- a CDS encoding IS3 family transposase (programmed frameshift); the encoded protein is MKKTKFTDEQIAFALRQAETGTRVKEVCRKMGISEATFYNWKKKYGGLGVSELRRLKQLEEENRQLKKLVAALSLDKQMLQDVLNKKALKPAQLIKFAEHLEQAYQVSVRRRCSVLCMSRSSYYYKPTRKDDSALRLRIRDIAETRVRYGCQRIYILLRREGWYVNHKKVHRLYCEEGLNLRSKRPRRHVSAAHRMDRPELSSIDQCWSMDFVADNLFNGRRIRALTVVDNFSRECLEIHVDHAVKGQHVVSRLEWLRLFAGRKPHRIQVDNGSEFISKTLDKWAYENNVTLDFSRPGKPTDNPFIESFNGSFRDECLNTHWFLSLFDARKKIETWRKEYNEFRPHSSLENMTPNDFARTQIDHSTSQISLKSTGTD
- the polA gene encoding DNA polymerase I, translating into MSLQERLGLTSKPVYLIDGSAFIFRAFYAMQHLKRADGFPTNALFIVSRILMKMLRDESPEHIAFVLDGRGKNFRHELYGEYKANRSATPEDLVLQLEPIKAMVKHLGIHLIVSDGCEADDCIAALAGRLKKDHPVVIVGADKDLKQCLDTNVFLWDPGTKQEKLTTLEDFIEETNLTPAQWADYQAIIGDSSDNIPGVPGIGPKTADKIFAQFKTLEEIRDGFGELKPNLQKKFADHLDNMFVFRQLTTLNTDTCDSEKLEDFKLKPISRDIVLDFVKEYELRALVREVNALSHADEPAPEPKKKKVTTDQLGLFGGGEKTIPDEPDARPAMSVSDVTGLTSCKDKRVAVLLAEQTESNSVLVAIEQAEFLYAGKMDELAEFCTDAKQIITPDAKALFRQHAGWSSVDPNKLLDLGLMAYLLNPEDRDYSWKKLSRKADELEISRKNGGLLAIAIAEELERSLDGGHLRPLMLDIELPLVGVLANMEEAGIRIDREAFAEFLKEVQADLDNLTRSIYDIAGKPFNIRSAQQLGKILFDDLGLASKTKTSGGQASTSQAVLEKLAGEHEIIDLILEYRKLEKLRSTYLEPLPKLVDENDRIHTTFNQLATATGRLSSSNPNLQNIPARGEFGTRMRSCFVAAEGKKLVSADYSQVELRVLAHCSQDPTLLEAFKQDRDIHSSTAALLFDSTVEDVTSDQRRNAKTINFGLIYGMGPQKLAGELKITLTEAKEFIRRYFEKLQHLKEFYDKVEEDAKLHGYVATLAGRRRYLPEITSGNNMMQSQARRQAINTVIQGSAADIIKIAMIKTAEDLQLKQLKAQLILQIHDELVLEVPTENAEAAASRLQEIMSNIAPDGKNLMDVPLKVDAGIGDRWNEAH